In Nocardioides sp. JS614, the sequence TTCCTGACGACGCTGGTCAGCCCGGACCGCCGCCTCGAGTACGACCCCGAGAACGGCCCGGCGGTCGTGGTCCGCGGCCCCGACTACACCGGAACCGACGACCCCCAGGACGACCTCGCCGCGGTCCTCGCGGTCCGTGGAGCCCGGGTCACGGTGAGCCAGTCGCCGCAGGTGGCCAGTGACATCGTCGGGCGCGACACCGGGTCGATCGCGGCGCTGTTCGTCCTGATCGCGGTGGTCGCCGGCATCGCCGGCTTCCTGATCGCCTCCGCGCTCTCCTCGCCGTTCCAGCGGCTGGCCGTCGCGGCCGCGGCCCTCGGCCGCGGCCGGTTCGACCTCGAGCTGCCGCGCACCCGGATCCCCGAGGCGCGGGCGATCTCGAACGCCCTGCGGGCCAGCGCGCACCAGCTCGAGGACCGGGTGCACCGCGAGCGCGACTTCGCCGAGCACGCCTCGCACGTGCTGCGCACCCCGCTGACCGGGCTGCGGCTCGAGCTGGAGGACCTCACGCTGCGCGACGACGTGCCGGCCGACGTGCAGGAGTCGGCGGCGCGCAGCCTGGCCGCGGTCGAGGAGGTCGGCGCGGTCGCCGGCGAGCTGGTCGAGCTGACCCGGCGGGGCAGCCTGGTGGCGGGCTCCGAGCTGCCGCTGGTCGACCTCGCGACCCAGCTGGCGCAGCGGTGGGCCGACCGGCTCGGGGTGCGCACCCGGTCGCTGACCGCTGCCGCCGAGGGAGAGCTCTCGCTGACCTACACACCCGGCCCGGTCGAGCACGTCACCGAC encodes:
- a CDS encoding HAMP domain-containing histidine kinase, whose protein sequence is MRERLTIAFVVLTIVLLLGAGAVRTFVLRDLIQEQEAGHLRQEVELIGAIIDDREAAGGAIDDRFLTTLVSPDRRLEYDPENGPAVVVRGPDYTGTDDPQDDLAAVLAVRGARVTVSQSPQVASDIVGRDTGSIAALFVLIAVVAGIAGFLIASALSSPFQRLAVAAAALGRGRFDLELPRTRIPEARAISNALRASAHQLEDRVHRERDFAEHASHVLRTPLTGLRLELEDLTLRDDVPADVQESAARSLAAVEEVGAVAGELVELTRRGSLVAGSELPLVDLATQLAQRWADRLGVRTRSLTAAAEGELSLTYTPGPVEHVTDLLLADVVRRGSGPVRIVFHGEEAGHLRIHVECEGRGREDHHGAEPVDRVAQVTSVVEALGGRVTGSHPAEGIEVLLPRR